In one Rattus rattus isolate New Zealand chromosome 16, Rrattus_CSIRO_v1, whole genome shotgun sequence genomic region, the following are encoded:
- the LOC116885358 gene encoding cytochrome c oxidase subunit 6A1, mitochondrial encodes MVSAVLSASRVSGLLGRALPRVGRPMSRGAHGEEGSARIWKALTYFVALPGVGVSMLNVFLKSRHEEHERPEFVPYPHLRIRTKPFPWGDGNHTLFHNPHTNPLPTGYEDE; translated from the exons ATGGTGTCGGCTGTGCTGAGTGCGTCTCGAGTCTCTGGGCTGCTGGGCCGGGCCCTCCCACGGGTGGGGCGGCCCATGTCGAGAGGCGCCCACGGCGAGGAGGGTTCAG CTCGTATTTGGAAGGCCCTCACCTACTTCGTGGCGCTGCCCGGGGTGGGAGTGAGCATGCTCAACGTTTTCCTGAAGTCGCGACACGAAGAGCACGAGAGACCCGAGTTCGTCCCCTACCCCCATCTCCGCATCAGGACTAAG CCCTTCCCCTGGGGAGATGGTAACCATACCCTCTTCCACAATCCTCACACAAACCCGCTACCGACTGGCTATGAAGATGAGTAA